A window from Citrus sinensis cultivar Valencia sweet orange chromosome 3, DVS_A1.0, whole genome shotgun sequence encodes these proteins:
- the LOC102615802 gene encoding uncharacterized protein LOC102615802 — protein MGSSEDDKVVAVIMVGGPTKGTRFRPLSLNIPKPLFPLGGQPMVHHPISACKRIPNLAQIYLVGFYEEREFALYVSSISNELRIPVRYLREDKPHGSAGALYNFRDLIMEDNPSHIFLLNCDVCCSFPLPEMLDAHRNYGGMGTILVIKVSAESASQFGELVADPDTNELLHYTEKPETFVSDLINCGVYVFTPDIFNAIQGVSSQRKDRENLRRVSSFEALQSATRNLTTDFVRLDQDILSPLAGKKQLYTYETMDFWEQIKTPGMSLKCSGLYLAQFRLTSPNLLASGDGTKNATIIGDVYVHPSAKIHPTAKIGPNVSISANARIGAGVRLISCIILDGVEIMENAVVTNAIVGWKSSIGRWSRVQAEGDFNAKLGITILGEAVGVEDEVVVTNSIVLPNKTLNVSVHQEIIL, from the exons ATGGGGAGCTCGGAGGATGATAAGGTGGTGGCCGTGATCATGGTGGGTGGTCCCACTAAAG GTACTCGATTCCGGCCATTGTCACTGAATATTCCAAAGCCTCTTTTCCCTTTAGGTGGACAGCCAATGGTTCATCACCCAATTTCTGCCTGTAAAAGA ATTCCAAACCTCGCACAGATCTATCTTGTTGGATTCTACGAGGAGCGTGAATTTGCATTGTATGTCTCCTCAATCTCCAATGAGCTTAGAATCCCTGTCAG ATATTTGAGGGAGGACAAGCCTCATGGTTCAGCTGGTGCACTTTACAACTTCAGAGATCTGATCATGGAAGACAACCCG TCTCATATCTTCTTGCTGAATTGCGATGTCTGCTGCAGTTTTCCACTGCCAGAGATGCTTG atgcTCATAGAAATTATGGTGGGATGGGAACTATACTCGTTATTAAG GTTTCTGCTGAGTCAGCCAGCCAGTTTGGTGAATTGGTAGCTGATCCAGATACCAATGAATTGTTGCATTACACGGAGAAACCTGAAACTTTT GTAAGTGACCTAATAAATTGTGGTGTGTACGTATTTACACCAGATATCTTTAATGCTATCCAGGGTGTTTCTTCACAGCGGAAAGACAGAG AAAATCTGAGACGTGTATCCAGCTTTGAAGCGCTTCAGTCAGCTACTCG GAATCTTACTACCGATTTCGTAAGGTTGGATCAAGATATCCTGTCACCTCTTGCAGGAAAGAAGCAGTTATACACTTATGAAACCATGGATTTCTgggaacaaattaaaactccTGG CATGTCTCTGAAATGCTCTGGCTTGTATCTTGCCCAATTCCGGCTTACCTCTCCCAATCTTTTGGCTAGCGGAGATGGTACCAAGAATGCCACTATAATTGGTGATGTTTATGTTCATCCATCAGCAAAAATACATCCAACTGCGAAg ATTGGTCCCAATGTCTCAATTTCTGCCAATGCTCGTATAGGAGCAGGCGTAAGGCTCATTAGTTGCATCATACTTGACGGAGTTGAGATCATG GAAAATGCAGTTGTTACTAATGCAATTGTTGGGTGGAAGTCTTCTATTGGTAGATGGTCCCGTGTTCAG GCTGAAGGAGATTTCAATGCTAAACTCGGGATCACAATCCTTG GTGAGGCTGTGGGTGTTGAAGATGAAGTAGTTGTGACTAACAGCATTGTCCTTCCAAACAAAACACTCAATGTTAGTGTTCATCAGGAAATT